A part of Hippea maritima DSM 10411 genomic DNA contains:
- a CDS encoding pyruvate carboxylase: MRIKKLLCANRGEIAIRVFRAATELGIKTVAVYSEEDKYSLHRYKADEAYLIGKGLDPVAAYLNIDEIIDLALRKGVDAIHPGYGFLSESAEFARRCQEAGIIFIGPKPEVVELFGDKLISKQVAKKCGVPVVEGSDKNIASIDEAKEFAKSIGYPVMLKATAGGGGRGIRIVFNDKDIEDNFDSLRREALNSFGRDDVIMEKYLPAPKHIEVQILADNHGNIVHLYERNCSIQRRHQKMIEIAPSPSVPGSVLEALYDASLKIAAETGITSAATIEFLVQDRDFYFLEVNPRIQVEHTITELITGIDLLQSQILIAEGKKLNDKEIGIYSQSSIKKLGYAIQCRITTEDPQNDFMPDTGEIQVYRSPAGFGVRLDAGSAYAGAKISPYYDSLLVKVSTWALTFEHAAKKMHRVLKEFRIRGVKTNIQFLENVITHKKFLNTDFDVNFVDNTKELYRFPKRRDRATKVLKFLANNIVNNPSNAVIDDKIVLPVVPIYKEKFGVKVPRGWKNVLDDEGVEGVLKKISESKRVLVTDTTLRDAHQSLLATRVRTKDMLNVADLYTYHLNNLFSLEMWGGATFDVAYRFLKESPWDRLRKLRKKIPNILFQMLLRASNAVGYTNYPDNVVREFISAASDNGIDVFRIFDCFNWVEQLKPAMDEVKKCGKICEAAISYTGDVLDKSKTKYTLDYYVNLAKQLKEAGADIIAIKDMAGLVKPYAAKVLVEAIKAETNLPVHFHTHDTSGNGEASVLMAIEAGADIVDLAMSSMASLTSQPSLNSILAVLEPTDKALNIDKDVAQEVANYFEKVRKYYFPFESGLKAPTAEVYEHEIPGGQYSNLIVQVESLGLIDKWEDIKKMYKKVNDMLGDLIKVTPSSKVVGDLALFMVQNNLEPEDLYRKGDNLSFPDSVVSFFKGMLGQPYGGFPEKLAKIVLKGEKPIKERPGKLLGDYDFDEAHKELKAKFKREFNKEELISYALYPKVFTDYVEFVNEYGDASIFDTRTFFYPLNTQDEIEVEIEEGKTLFVKYISMAEPDKKGFRKVLFELNGQTRSVNIKDNKIAAAIKSNVKGNLDDPKDICAMMPGKIVKINVEEGNRVKKDDVIVITEAMKMETKIKVATDGVVAKVYLSEGDTIEAGDLIVRLK, from the coding sequence ATGCGTATCAAGAAGTTGTTGTGCGCTAATAGGGGGGAGATAGCCATCAGAGTGTTTAGGGCAGCGACCGAGTTGGGTATTAAAACCGTAGCCGTTTATTCTGAAGAGGATAAGTATTCCCTACACCGCTACAAAGCCGATGAGGCTTATCTTATAGGTAAGGGGCTAGACCCTGTTGCAGCTTATTTAAACATCGATGAAATAATAGATTTGGCTTTGAGAAAAGGCGTTGATGCTATACACCCAGGTTATGGATTTTTATCTGAATCAGCAGAATTTGCAAGGAGATGTCAAGAGGCGGGAATTATTTTTATTGGTCCTAAGCCTGAGGTCGTTGAGCTATTTGGCGATAAACTCATATCGAAACAGGTGGCCAAAAAGTGTGGAGTTCCAGTTGTTGAAGGTAGTGATAAGAATATAGCTTCAATTGATGAGGCTAAAGAATTTGCAAAATCCATAGGCTACCCTGTTATGTTAAAAGCGACAGCGGGAGGAGGTGGAAGGGGTATAAGGATAGTTTTTAATGACAAAGATATAGAAGATAATTTCGATAGCTTGAGGCGCGAGGCCTTAAACTCTTTTGGTAGAGATGATGTAATAATGGAGAAATATTTACCCGCACCCAAGCACATAGAAGTTCAAATACTTGCGGATAATCACGGTAATATAGTCCATCTTTATGAGAGAAACTGCTCAATCCAAAGAAGACACCAGAAGATGATAGAAATAGCACCATCCCCTTCTGTGCCTGGGAGTGTTCTTGAAGCTCTATATGATGCGTCCTTAAAAATAGCGGCAGAGACTGGCATAACAAGTGCAGCAACTATAGAATTTTTGGTTCAGGATAGGGATTTCTACTTCTTGGAAGTTAATCCTCGCATTCAAGTTGAGCATACAATAACGGAGCTTATTACAGGCATAGACTTACTCCAGAGCCAGATTTTGATAGCCGAGGGCAAAAAATTAAACGACAAAGAAATAGGAATTTACTCCCAAAGCAGTATAAAAAAATTAGGATATGCGATTCAATGTAGAATAACTACAGAAGACCCTCAAAACGACTTTATGCCCGATACAGGCGAAATACAGGTTTACAGAAGCCCTGCTGGTTTCGGTGTTAGGTTAGATGCAGGAAGCGCCTATGCAGGTGCTAAGATTTCGCCCTATTACGATTCCTTGTTGGTTAAGGTTTCCACCTGGGCTTTGACATTTGAGCATGCGGCCAAGAAAATGCACAGGGTGTTGAAAGAGTTTAGAATAAGGGGTGTAAAGACCAATATTCAGTTTTTAGAGAATGTTATTACGCATAAGAAGTTTTTGAATACGGACTTTGACGTTAATTTTGTTGACAACACCAAAGAGTTGTACAGGTTTCCCAAACGTAGGGATAGAGCCACGAAGGTTTTGAAGTTTTTGGCAAACAATATAGTAAATAATCCATCCAATGCTGTAATTGACGATAAGATTGTTTTGCCGGTTGTACCCATTTATAAGGAAAAATTTGGAGTTAAAGTTCCCAGAGGATGGAAGAATGTTTTGGATGATGAGGGGGTTGAAGGCGTACTGAAAAAGATTTCTGAATCAAAAAGGGTTCTGGTAACCGACACAACCCTCAGGGATGCTCATCAATCCCTTCTTGCAACAAGAGTTAGAACTAAAGATATGCTCAATGTTGCAGATTTATACACATACCATCTAAATAATTTATTTTCACTTGAAATGTGGGGTGGTGCAACCTTTGATGTGGCTTATAGGTTTTTAAAGGAATCTCCATGGGATAGGCTAAGAAAGTTAAGGAAAAAAATCCCCAACATACTCTTTCAAATGCTACTCAGAGCATCGAACGCCGTAGGATATACCAACTACCCGGATAATGTGGTGAGAGAATTTATAAGTGCAGCATCGGATAATGGTATAGACGTATTTAGGATTTTTGACTGTTTTAACTGGGTTGAGCAGCTTAAGCCTGCGATGGATGAAGTTAAAAAGTGTGGCAAAATTTGTGAGGCGGCCATTAGCTATACTGGTGATGTATTGGATAAATCGAAAACTAAATATACGCTCGATTATTATGTAAATCTTGCAAAGCAGCTAAAAGAGGCTGGCGCAGATATCATAGCTATTAAGGATATGGCTGGCCTTGTTAAGCCTTATGCGGCTAAGGTTTTGGTTGAGGCTATAAAAGCTGAAACAAACCTTCCTGTGCATTTTCATACCCACGATACCAGTGGAAATGGTGAGGCATCTGTGTTAATGGCTATAGAGGCCGGTGCTGATATAGTTGATTTAGCCATGAGCTCTATGGCGAGCCTAACCAGTCAGCCCAGTTTGAATTCTATTCTGGCGGTTTTGGAACCCACAGATAAGGCTTTGAATATTGATAAAGATGTAGCGCAGGAGGTTGCAAATTACTTTGAGAAGGTTAGAAAATATTACTTTCCGTTTGAAAGTGGCCTAAAAGCTCCAACAGCTGAGGTTTATGAGCATGAGATACCGGGTGGTCAATACTCAAACCTTATTGTTCAGGTTGAAAGCCTTGGATTGATAGATAAGTGGGAAGATATAAAAAAGATGTATAAAAAGGTTAATGATATGTTGGGAGATTTGATTAAGGTTACTCCATCTTCTAAGGTTGTGGGTGATTTGGCTTTATTTATGGTTCAAAATAATTTAGAGCCAGAGGATCTTTATAGGAAGGGTGATAATCTATCATTTCCTGATTCTGTTGTTAGTTTTTTTAAGGGTATGCTGGGCCAGCCCTATGGCGGATTCCCCGAAAAACTTGCAAAGATCGTTCTAAAAGGTGAAAAACCGATCAAGGAAAGACCCGGGAAGCTACTTGGAGATTATGATTTTGATGAAGCACATAAAGAGTTAAAGGCCAAATTTAAAAGGGAATTTAACAAAGAGGAGCTTATAAGTTATGCCCTTTATCCAAAGGTGTTTACCGATTATGTTGAATTTGTAAACGAATATGGGGATGCTTCTATTTTTGATACAAGGACATTTTTCTATCCGCTAAATACGCAAGATGAGATAGAGGTTGAAATAGAGGAGGGTAAAACACTTTTTGTTAAATATATCAGCATGGCTGAGCCAGATAAGAAAGGCTTTAGAAAGGTGCTTTTTGAACTTAACGGACAAACAAGGAGTGTGAATATAAAAGACAACAAGATTGCAGCAGCCATAAAGAGCAATGTTAAAGGTAACCTTGATGACCCCAAAGATATATGTGCAATGATGCCGGGCAAGATAGTTAAAATCAATGTCGAGGAAGGTAATAGGGTCAAAAAGGATGATGTTATTGTTATTACAGAAGCAATGAAGATGGAGACAAAGATAAAAGTAGCAACAGACGGAGTTGTGGCAAAGGTCTATTTATCCGAAGGTGATACGATCGAGGCGGGCGATTTAATCGTCAGACTTAAATAA
- a CDS encoding plasma-membrane proton-efflux P-type ATPase: MGGEDGLKEVEFFQNLGVDPQKGLSQEEAENRLKKYGLNQLEEKEETLFKRIAKRFIGPIPFMIETAAILSLAVGRMSDFSIIMAMLLVNAFVDFYQESKALNAIKVLKQKLAKRALVLRDGKWSEVDAKYLVLGDVVKLKIGDIVPADVRLIGGGGFLLVDQSALTGESLPVEKSKGDEVYANSIIKQGEMIGVVVATAKNTYFGTTVSLVAKAEREEKSHFQKMVIKVGDFLIALTIVMIIFILAVGILRHEPFIDLLTFSLVLTISAIPVAMPAVLTVTMAIGAVSLAKKQAVVSRLAAIEELAGMDVLCVDKTGTLTQNRMTIAEPFAAAGYSVDDLMIYAALASKKENNDPIEAPIFEYIENKKIEDKLKGHALLDFQPFDPKSKRTEAKLKTDKGIIIVSKGAPQVILKLSDLEKDDVDKLSGVVSEFASKGFRSLGVAYKNEGEEKFRFVGIIPLYDPPKEDAKQAIEEAKAKGVDVKMITGDNRAIAKYIASILGIGEKIEDIRELKGESIEEYLVLAKIITKTLAKKLKPDFSETQINDMAEDIISKVKEELLSTELAKGVVKRHESEIIKIIEQANGFAEVYPEDKYFVIEKLQKADHIVGMTGDGVNDAPALKKADAGIAVSRSTDAARAAADIVLLNSGIRIIVDAINEARVIFERMKSYATFRIAETIRIIIFMTLSIVLFNFYPITAIMIVVLALLNDIPILTIAYDNTRISQTPVRWDMREVLVLSSWLGVAGVLSSFALFVYLMKYMHLPLEFVQSVFFAKLVIAGHGTIYNTRISDWFFKKPYPSLTLFLATFSSRVAGTIIAVYGFGLMEPIGWKWAIAMWIYALAWFVFNDAVKMAVLAYYRKRLAISVL, from the coding sequence ATGGGTGGAGAGGATGGTTTAAAAGAGGTAGAGTTTTTTCAGAATTTAGGCGTTGACCCTCAAAAGGGTTTATCTCAAGAGGAGGCAGAAAATAGGCTAAAAAAATATGGTTTAAACCAACTGGAAGAAAAAGAGGAAACATTATTTAAGAGGATTGCAAAGAGGTTTATAGGCCCCATTCCTTTTATGATTGAAACCGCTGCAATTCTATCCCTGGCTGTTGGTAGAATGAGTGATTTTTCCATTATTATGGCTATGTTGCTTGTTAATGCTTTCGTTGATTTCTATCAGGAATCCAAAGCTTTAAATGCTATAAAGGTTTTAAAGCAAAAGCTTGCTAAAAGGGCGCTGGTTTTAAGGGATGGTAAGTGGTCAGAAGTAGATGCAAAATATTTAGTTTTGGGGGATGTTGTCAAACTAAAAATAGGCGATATTGTGCCTGCGGATGTTAGGCTTATTGGTGGTGGCGGTTTTTTGTTGGTTGATCAGTCTGCCTTAACGGGTGAGTCTTTACCCGTTGAGAAATCTAAAGGTGATGAGGTCTATGCTAATTCTATTATAAAGCAGGGTGAAATGATAGGCGTTGTTGTGGCAACAGCCAAGAACACTTATTTTGGTACTACTGTTAGCCTTGTGGCAAAGGCAGAGAGGGAAGAAAAGAGTCATTTTCAGAAAATGGTAATAAAGGTAGGTGACTTTTTAATAGCTTTAACAATAGTCATGATAATTTTTATATTAGCTGTGGGTATTTTAAGGCATGAGCCATTTATTGACCTTTTAACATTTTCGTTAGTTTTGACTATATCAGCTATACCTGTTGCAATGCCTGCTGTGCTTACCGTAACCATGGCTATAGGTGCTGTTAGTTTAGCAAAAAAACAAGCTGTTGTGAGCAGGCTTGCAGCAATTGAAGAACTTGCTGGCATGGATGTGCTTTGTGTTGATAAAACCGGTACACTAACCCAGAACAGAATGACAATAGCCGAGCCATTTGCGGCGGCTGGCTATTCAGTTGATGATTTGATGATTTATGCCGCACTTGCAAGTAAAAAAGAGAACAATGACCCAATAGAGGCGCCTATATTCGAATATATAGAGAATAAAAAGATTGAGGATAAGTTAAAAGGTCACGCTTTATTGGATTTTCAACCCTTTGATCCCAAAAGCAAGAGGACTGAAGCCAAATTAAAAACCGATAAGGGAATTATAATTGTCTCAAAAGGTGCACCTCAGGTGATTTTAAAGCTTTCAGATTTAGAAAAGGATGATGTGGATAAACTAAGTGGCGTTGTGTCTGAGTTTGCATCCAAGGGTTTTCGCAGCTTAGGTGTTGCTTATAAAAATGAAGGTGAAGAGAAATTTAGGTTCGTTGGGATTATACCGCTCTACGATCCACCAAAGGAAGATGCAAAACAGGCCATAGAAGAGGCCAAAGCAAAAGGCGTCGATGTTAAAATGATAACGGGTGATAATAGAGCTATAGCCAAATATATAGCATCGATTTTAGGTATAGGTGAGAAGATTGAGGATATAAGAGAACTCAAAGGTGAAAGTATTGAGGAGTATTTGGTTCTTGCTAAAATTATAACAAAAACGCTTGCAAAAAAACTTAAGCCTGATTTCAGTGAAACTCAAATAAATGATATGGCCGAGGATATAATTTCTAAGGTTAAAGAGGAGCTTTTAAGCACTGAGCTTGCCAAGGGTGTGGTTAAAAGGCATGAATCTGAGATTATAAAGATAATAGAGCAGGCAAACGGCTTTGCCGAGGTTTATCCTGAAGATAAGTATTTTGTGATAGAGAAACTCCAAAAGGCAGACCATATTGTAGGTATGACAGGTGATGGTGTAAATGATGCTCCAGCTTTAAAAAAAGCCGATGCTGGAATAGCTGTTAGTAGATCTACAGATGCAGCAAGGGCTGCCGCTGATATAGTGCTTCTAAACAGTGGCATAAGGATTATTGTGGATGCTATCAACGAAGCAAGGGTAATTTTTGAGCGGATGAAGAGCTATGCCACATTTAGAATCGCAGAAACAATAAGAATAATCATATTTATGACGCTCTCGATAGTGCTTTTTAACTTTTATCCAATTACAGCTATAATGATAGTTGTTTTAGCCTTGCTTAACGATATACCGATCTTAACAATAGCCTACGACAATACCAGGATAAGCCAGACACCAGTTAGGTGGGATATGCGAGAGGTTTTAGTCTTATCAAGCTGGCTTGGTGTTGCAGGTGTTTTGTCTTCGTTTGCCTTATTTGTTTATTTGATGAAATATATGCATCTGCCACTTGAATTTGTGCAGTCTGTATTTTTTGCAAAGCTCGTTATAGCAGGGCATGGGACAATCTATAATACGCGTATAAGCGATTGGTTTTTTAAAAAACCGTATCCATCCCTGACGTTGTTTTTAGCGACGTTTTCCAGTAGAGTTGCTGGAACAATCATAGCTGTTTACGGGTTTGGTCTTATGGAACCTATTGGGTGGAAATGGGCAATAGCTATGTGGATATATGCCCTGGCGTGGTTTGTTTTTAATGATGCAGTTAAGATGGCTGTTTTGGCCTACTACAGGAAACGCCTTGCTATTTCAGTGCTATAG
- a CDS encoding ABC transporter ATP-binding protein translates to MIELRNVSNHILKNIDLEIKRGELFVLLGPNGAGKTTLLDVIAGITPYEGDVFIDEKNMKGVLPEDRDIGYVFQGLFLFPHMNVYENVVFPLKLKAKKRLKERLDELIEMFELGGIINRMPNQLSGGEAQRVALARALAVEPKILLMDEPFSKLDTETSHKLRLELKRLHKKLSITALFVTHNKDEANFLADRICFIKNGEIDGFG, encoded by the coding sequence ATGATAGAGCTTAGAAATGTATCCAATCACATCTTAAAGAATATAGATTTAGAAATAAAAAGAGGGGAATTATTCGTCTTGCTTGGACCTAATGGTGCTGGTAAAACCACTCTTCTTGATGTTATAGCCGGTATAACTCCTTATGAAGGAGATGTTTTTATAGATGAAAAGAATATGAAAGGGGTATTACCGGAGGATAGGGACATAGGTTATGTGTTTCAAGGCTTATTTTTATTTCCCCACATGAATGTTTATGAGAATGTAGTTTTTCCTCTAAAGCTTAAAGCTAAAAAACGCTTGAAAGAAAGACTTGATGAGCTTATAGAAATGTTTGAGCTTGGTGGTATTATAAATAGAATGCCAAATCAATTAAGTGGTGGTGAGGCTCAGAGGGTAGCTTTGGCCAGGGCTTTGGCTGTTGAACCTAAAATTCTGCTTATGGATGAGCCTTTTAGTAAACTTGATACAGAGACATCACATAAATTGAGGCTGGAGCTTAAGAGGTTGCACAAAAAACTTTCTATAACCGCACTATTTGTTACTCATAATAAGGATGAGGCTAATTTTTTGGCAGATAGAATATGTTTTATAAAAAATGGTGAGATAGACGGTTTTGGTTAA